The following are from one region of the Carcharodon carcharias isolate sCarCar2 chromosome 27, sCarCar2.pri, whole genome shotgun sequence genome:
- the LOC121270391 gene encoding zinc finger protein 850-like: MEGKSTVHSGEKPCMCSVCEQDFSHSSSLSEHKCSQNGEKLCRFGDCGKQYSYPFKVEIHQGRHKEGRPFTCSDCGKGFTTSSHLLTHQRIHTGEKPFTCSKCGKGFAHSSNLLRHQRIHTDERPFQCPDCRKHYKSSGELMSHQRVHTDVTPFKCSHCGTEFRRSSDLRVHQRIHTGERPFTCSECGKGFTTSSYLLTHQCIHTGEKPFTCSECGKGFTQSSHLLTHQRVHTGERPFICSECGKGFTQSSNLLTHQRIHTGERPFICSNCGKGFTCSSHLLTHQRVHTGKRPFTCSKCGKDFSHSSNLLRHQRVHTGKKPFKCPDCGKCCISSRELVSHQRVHTGERPFRCSHCGTGFSRSSDLTVHERVHTGERPFTCSKCGKGFTRSSYLLKHQRVHTGGRSFTCSECGKGFPTSSQMLKHQRTHTGERPFSCSKCEKGFACSSHLLTHQRVHTGERPFTCSKCGKGFAHSSNLLRHQQVHTDERPFKCPDCGKCYKSSQKLMSHQRVHSDERPFKCSHCGTGFRRSSDLTVHQHSHTEKKPFICPECGRGFITSSRLLRHQRVHTGERPFTCSECGKGFPTSSQLLTHQRTHTGERPFSCSKCEKGFTCSSHLLTHQRVHTGERPFTCSKCGKGFAHSSNLLRHQQVHTDERPFKCPDCGKCYKSSQKLMSHQRVHSDERPFKCSHCGTGFRRSSDLTVHQHSHTEEKPFTCPECGMGFSTSSRLLTHQRVHTGERPFACSECGKEFTQSTHLLTHQRTHTGERPFTCSECGKGFTTSSQLLTHQRTHTGERPFTCSRCGKGFTCSSHLLTHQRVHTGERPFICSKCGKGFSHSSNLLRHQRVHTNK; encoded by the coding sequence atggaaggaaaaagcactgttcacagtggggagaaaccgtGCATGTGCTCTGTGTGTGAACAAGACTTCAGCCATTCATCCAGCCTGTCAGAACATAAATGCAGTCAGAATGGAGAGAAACTATGTAGATTTGGGGACTGTGGGAAGCAATACAGTTATCCATTCAAGGTAGAAATTCATCAGGGTCGTCACAAGGAggggaggccattcacctgctccgactgtgggaagggattcactacctCATCCCACCTTCTGacacaccagcgcattcacaccgGAGaaaagccgttcacctgctccaagtgtgggaagggatttgctcattcatccaacctgctgagacaccaacgAATTCATACTGATGAGAGACCTTTTCAATGCCCAGACTGCAGGAAGCACTACAAAAGCTCTGGGGAACTGATGTCTcaccaacgtgttcacactgatgtgACACCGTTcaagtgctctcactgtgggactgagttTAGACGATCATCTGACCTCAGGGTACAtcagcgcattcacactggggaaaggcctTTCACctgttcagagtgtgggaagggatttaccaCCTCATCTTATCTTCTAACGCACCagtgcattcacactggggagaagccattcacctgctccgagtgtggaaagggattcactcagtcatcccatctgctgacacaccagcgagttcacactggggagaggccattcatctgctctgaatgtgggaagggattcactcagtcatccaacctgctgacacaccagcgaattcacactggggagaggccgttcatctgctccaattgtgggaagggatttacttgTTCATCCCACCTGTTGACACAtcaacgagttcacactgggaagaggccattcacctgctccaagtgtgggaaggacTTTTCTCACTCATCAAACCTGTTgaggcaccagcgagttcacactggcaAGAAACCTTTTAAATGTCCAGATTGCGGGAAGTGCTGTATAAGTTCCAGGGAACTGgtgtcccatcaacgtgttcacactggcgagagaccattcaggtgctctcactgtggcacTGGATTCAGCCGATCATCTGACCTCACTGTACatgagcgagttcacactggggagaggccgttcacctgctccaagtgtgggaagggattcactcggtcatcctacCTGCTGaagcatcagcgagttcacactggggggaggtcgttcacctgctctgagtgtggaaagggattcccTACCTCATCCCAAATGCTGAAGCAccagcgcactcacactggggagagaccgttcagctgctccAAGTGTGAGAAGGGGTTTGCTtgttcatcccacctgctgacgcACCAGCGGGTTCATACCGGAGAGAGACCATttacctgctccaagtgtgggaaggggtttgctcactcatccaacctgctgaggcaccagcaagttcacactgatgagagaccttttaaatgcccagactgtgggaagtgctataaaagttcccagaaactgatgtcccatcaacgtgttcacagtGATGAGAGACCGTTcaagtgctctcactgtgggactgggttcagacGATCATCTGACCTCACTGTACATCAGCACAGTCACACTGAGAAGAAGCCGTTCATCTGCCccgagtgtgggaggggattcattacctcatcccgcctgctgagacaccagcgagttcacactggggagaggccgttcacctgctccgagtgtggtaaGGGATTCCCTACCTCATCCCAACTGCTGACGCAccagcgcactcacactggggagagaccattcagctgctccAAGTGTGAGAAGGGGTTCACTtgttcatcccacctgctgacgcaccagcgggttcacacaggggagagaccatttacctgctccaagtgtgggaaggggtttgctcactcatccaacctgctgaggcaccagcaagttcacactgatgagagaccttttaaatgcccagactgtgggaagtgctataaaagttcccagaaactgatgtcccatcaacgtgttcacagtGACGAGAGACCGTTCAAGTGCTCTCattgtgggactgggttcagaaGATCATCTGACCTCACTGTACATCAGCACAGTCACACTgaggagaagccgttcacctgccccgagtgtgggatgggattcagtacctcatcccgcctgctgacacaccagcgagttcacactggagagaggccgttcgcctgctccgagtgtggtaaGGAGTTCACTCAGTCAACCCACCTGCTGACGCACCAGCGCACtcatactggggagaggccattcacctgctctgagtgtggaaagggattcactaccTCATCCCAGCTGCTTACACACCAACGCacccacactggggagaggccattcacttgttccaggtgtgggaagggattcacttgttcatcccacctgctgacgcaccagcgggttcacactggagagagaccgttcatctgctccaaatgtgggaagggattttctcactcatccaacctgctgagacaccagcgagttcacactaaCAAGTGA
- the LOC121270435 gene encoding zinc finger protein 79-like produces the protein MEKPWKCGDCGQAFTTPSKLETHRRTHTGERPFTCSECGKGFTQSYSLALHQRVHTGERPFTCSMCGKKFINSSNLLRHQHVHSEEKPFICSYCGKTFSLSTILISHQRVHTGERPFICSVCGKGFTESANLALHQRVHTGERPFTCSVCGKGFINSSNLVSHQRVHTEEKPFSCTSCGKSFKHSSNLSVHQRVHTGERPFTCSHCGKGFTCSSHLVRHQRLHK, from the coding sequence atggagaaaccatggaaatgtggggactgtgggcaGGCATTCACTACCCCATCCaagctggaaactcatcgacgtactcacactggggagagaccattcacctgctctgagtgtgggaagggattcactcagtcatacaGCCTAGCATTACATCAGCGAGTTcataccggggagaggccattcacctgctccatgtgtgggaagaaATTTATTAATTCTTCCAACCTTCTGAGGCACCAGCATGTTCACAGTGAGGAAAAGCCATTCATTTGCTCTTATTGTGGAAAGACTTTCAGTCTTTCAACCATCCTCAtctcacaccagcgagttcacaccggggagaggccattcatctgttccgtgtgtgggaaaggattcactgagTCAGCCAACCTAGCattacaccagcgagttcacactggggagaggccattcacctgctccgtgtgtgggaagggatttattaATTCATCCAACCTGGtgtcacaccagcgagttcacactgaggagaaacCATTTAGCTGCACTTCCTGTGGAAAGAGTTTCAAGCATTCAAGTAATCTCAGtgtgcaccagcgagttcacacaggagagaggccattcacctgctcccattgtgggaagggattcacttgttcCTCTCACCTGGTGAGGCATCAGCGACTTCACAAGTGA